A region from the Rosa rugosa chromosome 6, drRosRugo1.1, whole genome shotgun sequence genome encodes:
- the LOC133714072 gene encoding loganic acid O-methyltransferase-like: MATRVNGADSLYSYSKYSSFQRNAIDAAKELIKEAVFDKLDIESFSSSNTFRVTDLGCAMGPNTFLAVQNIIEAVEDKYRTQGRNSEVPEFQVFFSDQAGNDFNQLFQSLPPDRNYFAMGVPGSFYSRLFPKAHLHFVYSSFSLQCLSKVPEEVLDRSSPAWNKGRVHYSNSAHQVVEAYSAQYAKDMECFLNARAQEIVGGGLMAFVVPGRANETPHAHTYYNMSLDLFGSCLMDMAKKGVIAEDKVDSFNLPIYNASLQEVEAIVKGNGCFSIERMENLPQAKPQPNVFRVTVRAGMEHMIRAHFGEEILDEFFDTFCKKYEESTSVFESVKAVSLFVLLKRIACTDY; this comes from the exons ATGGCAACAAGAGTGAATGGTGCAGATAGTCTCTACAGCTATAGCAAATACTCTTCTTTTCAG AGAAATGCTATAGATGCTGCCAAGGAACTGATCAAAGAGGCAGTTTTCGACAAGCTTGACATCGAAAGCTTCTCATCCTCCAACACCTTTCGAGTTACAGATTTAGGCTGCGCTATGGGGCCTAACACATTCCTAGCTGTGCAAAACATAATTGAAGCTGTGGAGGACAAGTACCGAACCCAAGGGCGCAATTCTGAGGTCCCCGAGTTTCAAGTCTTTTTCAGTGATCAAGCTGGAAATGATTTCAATCAGCTCTTCCAATCCCTCCCCCCAGACAGGAATTACTTCGCAATGGGCGTACCGGGATCTTTTTACTCTCGCTTGTTTCCCAAGGCACATCTTCACTTTGTATACTCTTCATTTTCTCTGCAGTGTCTCTCTAAAGTGCCTGAGGAAGTGTTGGACAGGAGCTCCCCTGCTTGGAACAAAGGCAGGGTTCATTACTCAAATTCTGCACACCAAGTTGTTGAGGCATATTCAGCCCAATATGCCAAGGACATGGAGTGCTTTCTAAATGCTCGAGCACAAGAGATCGTTGGAGGAGGGTTGATGGCATTTGTTGTTCCCGGCCGCGCCAATGAAACCCCTCATGCACATACCTATTACAACATGTCACTAGACCTATTTGGTTCCTGTCTCATGGACATGGCCAAGAAG GGTGTCATTGCCGAAGACAAAGTGGACTCCTTCAATCTACCAATATATAATGCTTCTCTCCAAGAAGTGGAAGCCATTGTGAAAGGCAATGGATGTTTTAGCATAGAGAGAATGGAAAACTTGCCTCAAGCAAAGCCACAGCCCAATGTGTTTCGCGTAACTGTGAGAGCCGGAATGGAGCATATGATTCGAGCGCATTTTGGAGAAGAGATTTTAGATGAGTTCTTTGACACATTTTGCAAGAAATATGAAGAATCCACCTCCGTCTTTGAATCAGTGAAAGCTGTTAGTTTATTCGTTTTACTCAAACGCATAGCATGCACTGACTACTGA